A stretch of the Thiocystis violascens DSM 198 genome encodes the following:
- a CDS encoding FHA domain-containing protein translates to MSMVSCGNGHFYNDEEHSSCPFCGVGLELHATRPLAGEGGSPRPVAESGHTRAAGTPPPAGLGRDAGETRHVWAGRMGGVDPVVGWLVCVAGPERGRDYRLHTERNFIGRSPTMDVAITGDATISRENHAIVSYNPKRHTFRLAPGDSRGLVYLNEEEVIAPVELAPYDLIELGETKLLFVPFCGERFVWPVDAPASPDQHGTR, encoded by the coding sequence ATGAGCATGGTGTCTTGCGGGAACGGTCATTTTTACAACGACGAAGAGCACTCAAGTTGCCCCTTTTGCGGCGTGGGTCTGGAACTGCACGCCACCCGTCCGCTGGCGGGGGAGGGCGGCAGCCCGCGACCAGTCGCCGAGAGCGGTCACACCCGCGCCGCTGGCACCCCACCGCCCGCCGGACTGGGACGAGACGCGGGCGAGACCCGCCATGTCTGGGCCGGGCGCATGGGCGGCGTCGATCCGGTGGTCGGCTGGCTGGTGTGCGTCGCCGGCCCCGAGCGCGGTCGGGATTATCGACTCCACACCGAACGCAACTTCATCGGTCGTTCGCCAACGATGGATGTCGCCATCACCGGCGATGCCACCATCAGCCGCGAGAATCACGCCATCGTCAGCTATAACCCCAAGCGCCACACCTTCCGACTCGCCCCCGGCGACAGTCGCGGACTGGTCTATCTGAACGAGGAGGAAGTGATCGCCCCGGTCGAACTGGCGCCCTATGACCTGATCGAGCTGGGTGAAACCAAACTGCTGTTCGTGCCCTTCTGCGGCGAGCGGTTTGTCTGGCCGGTAGACGCTCCCGCCTCCCCGGATCAGCACGGGACTCGCTGA
- a CDS encoding TraB/GumN family protein, translating into MIESPEPCREIVLDRVQATLLGTAHVSRASAEQVERMLQTGDYDAVAVELCRSRFNALMDPRSLAQMDLFSVIRQNRVYMVVASLALSAYQQRLADQFGIEPGAEQRMAIRLAKERALPILLIDREIGMTLKRISANLGWWKRSSLFAGLLGAMLNSNEVTEEEVERLKEGDVLETTFAEFATDRKDLFVPLIEERDRYMAAKLRLDVAQLDVRRVLVVVGAGHLKGIADALEQDRAEPGPILAELERIPPPSRWPKVAAWAVLVFILGGFAWGFAMNPDLGWELVITWTLITGGLSALGTLIAAGHPLTILSAFLAAPLTTLNPAIGAGMVTGAVELYLRKPSVGDFGRLRADVAKWTGWWRNRVSRILVVFLLSNLGAAAGTYVAGFRIAEKLLLSSS; encoded by the coding sequence ATGATCGAGTCACCAGAACCCTGCCGCGAGATCGTCCTGGATCGGGTCCAAGCGACCCTGCTCGGGACCGCCCATGTGTCGCGCGCCAGTGCCGAGCAGGTCGAGCGGATGCTCCAGACTGGCGACTATGACGCCGTGGCGGTCGAACTGTGCCGGAGTCGCTTCAACGCCTTGATGGATCCGCGGTCGCTCGCCCAGATGGATCTCTTCTCCGTCATCCGCCAGAACCGTGTCTATATGGTGGTCGCCAGCCTGGCCTTATCGGCCTATCAGCAACGGCTCGCCGATCAATTCGGCATCGAACCTGGCGCGGAACAGCGCATGGCCATTCGGCTGGCGAAGGAGCGCGCGTTGCCGATTCTGTTGATCGACCGCGAAATCGGCATGACGCTGAAGCGGATCTCGGCCAATCTCGGCTGGTGGAAGCGTTCTTCGCTCTTTGCCGGTCTGCTTGGGGCCATGTTGAACTCGAATGAGGTGACCGAAGAAGAGGTGGAGCGACTCAAGGAAGGCGATGTGCTGGAAACCACGTTTGCCGAATTCGCCACGGATCGCAAAGACCTGTTCGTGCCGCTGATCGAGGAACGGGATCGCTATATGGCCGCCAAGCTGCGGCTGGATGTGGCGCAACTGGACGTCAGACGGGTGCTGGTGGTGGTCGGCGCCGGGCATCTCAAGGGAATTGCCGACGCGCTGGAGCAGGATCGCGCGGAACCTGGCCCCATCCTTGCCGAGCTTGAGCGGATCCCACCGCCCAGCCGCTGGCCCAAGGTGGCGGCATGGGCCGTGCTGGTCTTCATTCTGGGTGGATTCGCCTGGGGTTTCGCGATGAACCCCGATCTTGGTTGGGAGTTAGTGATCACCTGGACGTTGATCACTGGCGGCTTGTCGGCGCTCGGCACGCTCATCGCGGCGGGACATCCGCTCACGATTCTGTCGGCCTTCCTGGCCGCGCCGCTGACCACCCTGAATCCAGCCATTGGCGCCGGGATGGTCACGGGCGCGGTGGAACTCTATCTGCGCAAGCCCAGCGTCGGCGATTTCGGTCGGCTACGCGCGGATGTCGCGAAATGGACTGGCTGGTGGCGCAATCGGGTCTCCCGGATTTTGGTCGTCTTTCTGCTGAGCAATCTGGGCGCGGCCGCCGGAACCTATGTGGCGGGTTTTCGGATCGCGGAAAAACTCCTGCTCTCGTCATCCTGA
- a CDS encoding type II toxin-antitoxin system HicB family antitoxin: MAIEPGTSTTAFGVVVPDLPGCFSAGDTLDEAVDQAREAIDLLVRDRH; this comes from the coding sequence ATGGCCATTGAACCCGGCACATCGACGACGGCTTTCGGTGTGGTGGTGCCGGATCTGCCCGGCTGCTTCTCGGCTGGCGACACGCTGGATGAGGCGGTCGATCAGGCGCGGGAGGCGATCGATCTTCTGGTGCGAGACCGTCATTGA
- a CDS encoding serine/threonine protein kinase produces the protein MDAHAEPHCPSCFSATTAKPCPTCGWQPGAENPPPALALGTRLDGRYRLGRVLGHGGFGITYLVWDENLQLRLAIKEYLPRDSASRAPDGVSLAVYSGPAAEQFAYGLERFLEEARALARFDQHPGIVTVKSFFRAHGTGYSVMDYVEGLTLKQYLEQQPGGRLPFDQALRLLLPILDALRAVHQEGLLHRDIAPDNIYVSANGRIKLLDFGAARFAAGEHSKSLSVILKPGYAPEEQYRTKGKQGPWTDVYSLAATLYRAVTGILPPEALDRVELDELIPPSRLGIAITPAQEAVLFKALAVRAGERYPSVAALQEAWREAETPAQPTEQPMPAPSSVSQAKAAADQSSSPVKPRSRMLTAVLFIALLAMLGFGMIVLIPPPLEPTLPPLAVQPPPVAHPEPQSSLMSESDGRADQLAERQRQQRGEQNRLAEQKAARGREIAALEQRFNAHLASNALTMSPDGEYALRVLQQVLDKVEPDERWPWNGEERDSHGIENDARRRIVDRFLTKIDVSIENGDVEEAEKFIEVLYRLNIENEQVDLRKKKLKNLKLKKEDYKKKAVATIKALEDQLRCIKPPDPAKAIRIMLRNGFIKHSVWHDDELAQTPFSPDGIPVFEPTIDMKVYGQKVMYISGWARDKDGEARYPFARGPGTAPSVFISILLDASIDDVSYTPVKIRNNDGKIIARSTIHSSSDYGMWPRSEKGKVEIECENTTDLYVY, from the coding sequence ATGGATGCCCACGCCGAGCCCCACTGTCCCTCCTGTTTCAGTGCAACGACCGCCAAACCCTGTCCAACCTGCGGCTGGCAACCCGGCGCGGAAAACCCGCCCCCGGCGCTCGCGCTCGGCACGCGGCTCGACGGACGCTACCGCCTCGGTCGGGTACTCGGGCACGGCGGCTTCGGCATCACCTATCTGGTCTGGGACGAGAATCTGCAACTGCGTCTCGCGATCAAGGAATACCTGCCGCGCGACAGCGCCAGCCGCGCGCCCGATGGGGTGAGCCTCGCCGTCTATTCCGGCCCGGCCGCCGAGCAGTTCGCTTACGGACTTGAGCGGTTTCTGGAAGAGGCGCGCGCCCTGGCGCGTTTCGATCAGCATCCCGGCATCGTCACCGTCAAGAGCTTCTTCCGCGCCCACGGCACCGGCTACAGCGTGATGGATTACGTCGAGGGACTGACGCTCAAGCAGTATCTCGAACAACAACCGGGCGGACGGCTGCCGTTCGACCAAGCGTTACGACTGTTGCTCCCGATCCTGGACGCCCTGCGCGCAGTGCATCAGGAAGGACTGCTGCATCGCGACATCGCCCCCGACAACATCTATGTCAGCGCCAACGGGCGGATCAAGCTGCTCGACTTCGGCGCCGCGCGCTTTGCCGCCGGCGAGCACAGCAAAAGCCTCTCGGTCATCCTCAAACCCGGTTATGCCCCGGAAGAGCAATATCGGACCAAAGGCAAGCAAGGCCCCTGGACCGATGTCTACAGCCTCGCCGCGACGCTGTATCGCGCCGTCACCGGCATCCTCCCGCCCGAGGCGCTGGATCGGGTGGAACTGGATGAGTTGATTCCGCCCTCGCGGTTGGGGATTGCGATCACGCCGGCGCAGGAGGCGGTGTTGTTCAAGGCGCTGGCGGTGCGGGCGGGGGAACGGTATCCGAGCGTGGCGGCGTTGCAGGAGGCGTGGCGGGAGGCTGAAACGCCCGCGCAGCCGACCGAACAGCCAATGCCAGCGCCATCGAGCGTGTCGCAAGCCAAAGCGGCAGCCGATCAATCATCCTCACCAGTCAAACCCCGTTCCCGGATGTTGACGGCCGTCTTGTTCATCGCGCTGTTAGCGATGCTGGGGTTTGGCATGATTGTGTTGATTCCTCCCCCGTTGGAGCCGACATTGCCGCCGCTGGCTGTTCAACCTCCGCCGGTCGCGCATCCCGAACCGCAATCCTCACTGATGAGCGAAAGCGATGGTCGGGCGGATCAATTGGCCGAGCGCCAACGGCAGCAGCGGGGAGAACAGAACCGACTGGCCGAGCAAAAAGCCGCTCGTGGTCGAGAAATCGCCGCGTTGGAACAGCGGTTTAACGCCCATTTGGCAAGCAATGCGTTAACGATGAGTCCGGATGGCGAGTACGCGCTGAGGGTTTTGCAGCAAGTTCTCGACAAAGTGGAACCCGATGAACGCTGGCCTTGGAATGGAGAAGAACGTGATTCTCATGGTATTGAAAACGATGCGCGGCGCAGGATCGTGGACCGCTTTTTAACCAAAATAGATGTCAGCATTGAGAATGGCGATGTAGAAGAAGCTGAAAAATTTATTGAGGTGCTCTACCGCCTAAATATCGAAAACGAACAAGTTGATCTGAGAAAGAAAAAACTGAAAAATCTGAAATTAAAAAAAGAAGATTATAAGAAAAAGGCTGTTGCTACAATAAAAGCGCTTGAAGATCAGCTCCGATGCATTAAGCCTCCAGACCCAGCAAAAGCTATCAGGATAATGTTAAGGAACGGTTTTATTAAGCATTCCGTTTGGCATGATGACGAATTAGCTCAAACCCCTTTTAGCCCTGATGGTATACCGGTGTTCGAGCCAACGATTGATATGAAAGTATATGGTCAAAAAGTCATGTATATATCGGGTTGGGCGCGTGACAAAGACGGGGAGGCGCGATATCCGTTTGCGAGAGGACCTGGAACTGCTCCGAGCGTATTTATATCTATATTATTAGATGCCAGCATTGATGATGTAAGCTATACTCCTGTTAAAATCAGAAACAATGATGGAAAGATCATCGCTCGGTCAACAATCCATTCTTCTTCAGATTATGGAATGTGGCCAAGATCAGAAAAGGGTAAAGTTGAAATTGAGTGCGAAAATACAACAGATCTTTATGTGTACTGA
- a CDS encoding PP2C family protein-serine/threonine phosphatase yields the protein MIPFRFQTATLSHPGARANNEDVRGHRDGCWVVADGLGGHGGGEVAAQLAVDSLLATVDPAAPLSAESLMQALTTATQAIHARQRTEPRLSGMRTTVVMLVSDGTQALWAHLGDSRLYGFRAGRIVVQTADHSVPQALVRAGELAPEAIRFHEDRNRLLRTLGDDKPLRPTLTETPWRLQAGDAFLLCTDGFWESVTEAEMEIALAKSADPAHWLALLERGLQRQARADQDNYSAIALFVESAGSAP from the coding sequence GTGATCCCATTCAGATTCCAAACCGCGACCCTCAGCCACCCCGGAGCGCGCGCGAACAACGAGGATGTCCGCGGCCATCGCGACGGCTGTTGGGTGGTCGCCGACGGTTTGGGCGGACACGGCGGCGGCGAGGTCGCGGCCCAACTCGCGGTAGACAGCCTGCTCGCGACCGTCGATCCGGCCGCGCCCCTGTCCGCCGAGTCCCTGATGCAGGCGCTGACGACGGCAACCCAGGCCATTCACGCGCGCCAGCGAACCGAGCCGCGTCTGTCCGGAATGCGCACCACCGTGGTGATGCTCGTCAGCGACGGAACGCAAGCGCTGTGGGCGCATCTGGGCGACAGCCGGCTATACGGGTTTCGCGCGGGTCGGATCGTCGTTCAGACCGCCGATCATAGCGTCCCGCAGGCGCTGGTCCGAGCTGGCGAACTGGCGCCCGAGGCGATCCGTTTTCATGAAGACCGTAACCGTTTGTTGCGGACCCTGGGCGACGATAAACCGCTGCGCCCCACCCTGACCGAGACGCCCTGGCGGCTCCAGGCGGGCGATGCCTTTCTGTTGTGCACCGATGGCTTCTGGGAGTCGGTCACCGAGGCCGAAATGGAGATCGCGCTCGCCAAGTCCGCCGATCCCGCGCATTGGCTGGCGCTTCTGGAACGCGGCCTGCAACGTCAGGCCCGCGCCGATCAGGACAACTACAGCGCCATCGCCCTGTTCGTCGAGTCCGCTGGGTCCGCGCCATGA
- a CDS encoding ISAs1 family transposase, producing MCDLSVERSIAHHFAPLDEPRSAIQRRHLLSEMIVITIAASFSGADGWVGVETFGQAKEAWLRTFLKLPAGIPSHDTFGRVFALIDPAQFAACFRQWSASVAELIPEEIIAVDGKTLRRSHSRGKGLAALHLVSAWATANRVVLGQVATDAKSNEITAIPRLLEWLKLEGCIVTIDAMGCQTKIAAQIIHQGGDYVLALKGNQETLAAEVEEAFIDADARGYAGVDSAFLETVERGHGRLETRRYQTLGDLSGVPHSASWEAMNMIGMVESRREVAGKVSVETRYFIGSVGTSAARFAHAVRGHWGIENGLHWNLDIAFREDECRVRDPVARENLAVLRHLALSRLKNDGTKLGIQNKRLKAGWDESYLSKLLFESPQRKGDADTSVPANVSSA from the coding sequence ATGTGCGACTTGAGTGTGGAGCGATCGATTGCGCACCATTTTGCCCCGCTGGACGAGCCGCGCAGCGCGATCCAACGACGGCACCTCTTAAGTGAGATGATCGTGATCACCATCGCGGCGTCCTTCAGTGGCGCCGACGGTTGGGTGGGTGTCGAGACGTTCGGACAGGCCAAGGAGGCGTGGCTGCGCACGTTTCTGAAACTGCCCGCGGGCATTCCGTCGCACGACACCTTCGGGCGGGTGTTTGCGCTCATCGATCCCGCACAGTTTGCCGCCTGCTTTCGCCAATGGAGCGCGTCGGTGGCCGAACTGATCCCCGAAGAGATCATTGCCGTCGATGGCAAGACCCTGCGCCGCTCCCACAGCCGCGGCAAGGGCTTGGCGGCGTTGCACCTGGTCAGTGCCTGGGCGACGGCCAATCGGGTGGTGCTCGGACAGGTCGCCACCGACGCCAAATCCAATGAGATCACGGCCATTCCACGTCTGCTGGAGTGGCTGAAGCTGGAGGGCTGCATCGTCACCATCGACGCCATGGGCTGCCAGACCAAGATTGCCGCGCAGATCATCCACCAGGGAGGGGACTATGTGCTCGCGCTCAAAGGCAACCAGGAAACGCTGGCCGCCGAGGTCGAGGAGGCGTTCATCGACGCCGACGCCAGAGGCTACGCCGGTGTCGATTCGGCATTCCTCGAAACCGTCGAGCGAGGGCATGGTCGTCTCGAAACCCGTCGCTACCAAACCTTGGGCGATCTTTCCGGCGTGCCGCACAGCGCCTCGTGGGAGGCAATGAACATGATCGGCATGGTTGAATCGCGCCGTGAGGTCGCCGGCAAGGTCTCGGTCGAGACCCGCTATTTCATTGGCAGCGTCGGCACCAGCGCCGCGCGCTTTGCCCACGCAGTACGCGGTCACTGGGGCATCGAAAACGGGTTGCATTGGAATCTCGATATCGCCTTTCGTGAGGATGAGTGCCGTGTCCGCGATCCGGTGGCGCGCGAGAATCTTGCCGTCCTGCGTCACCTCGCCCTCTCGCGCCTCAAGAATGACGGCACCAAGCTCGGCATCCAGAACAAACGCTTGAAAGCCGGTTGGGACGAGTCCTACCTGTCGAAATTGCTCTTCGAGTCGCCTCAGAGGAAGGGCGACGCTGATACATCGGTACCCGCTAATGTTAGCAGCGCTTGA
- a CDS encoding IS630 family transposase (programmed frameshift): MVKYVVRLTEEERTALTEVIGKGKAAARKIKHANVLLKLDAGGPGWSDAQAADAFDCSARTVFSIRQRFVEAGLEAALERKKREHPPRERLLDGDGEAQLVRLACSAPPEGQARWTLTLLAESLVELQVVETISPQTVMRTLKKTFLKPHLRTCWVIPPEHNAEFVACMEDVLEVYRRPDDPQRPVICLDEQPTQLIGETRTPIPLQPGQAQRYDYEYERIGTANNFMIVEPLAGWRKVSVRATKTALDLANELKELLDVDYPKAEKVVLVWDNLNTHAPASLYKAFPPQEARRLLDRLEIHYTPKHGSWLDIAEIELSVFTKQCLDRRIDNIDTLRSEAKAWEDRRNASGAVVDWQFTTDNARIKLKRLYPQLNEE, translated from the exons ATGGTCAAGTATGTTGTGCGGCTCACCGAGGAGGAGCGAACGGCACTGACGGAGGTGATCGGCAAAGGCAAGGCAGCGGCCCGAAAGATCAAACATGCGAACGTCCTGCTCAAGCTCGATGCCGGTGGGCCCGGTTGGAGCGATGCGCAAGCCGCAGACGCCTTCGACTGCAGCGCGCGCACGGTCTTCAGCATCCGACAACGCTTTGTCGAGGCCGGCTTGGAGGCGGCGCTGGAGCGCAAGAAGCGCGAGCACCCGCCGCGTGAACGACTTCTGGACGGGGACGGCGAGGCACAACTGGTGCGCCTCGCCTGCTCCGCACCGCCTGAAGGACAGGCACGCTGGACCCTCACGCTCTTGGCCGAAAGCCTCGTCGAGTTGCAGGTCGTGGAGACGATCTCGCCGCAAACCGTCATGCGTACGCTCAAAAAAACGT TTCTGAAACCGCACCTGCGCACGTGCTGGGTGATTCCGCCCGAGCACAATGCCGAGTTCGTGGCCTGCATGGAAGACGTTCTGGAGGTCTATCGCCGTCCCGATGATCCGCAGCGCCCGGTGATCTGCCTCGACGAGCAGCCGACACAGCTGATCGGCGAAACCCGCACGCCGATTCCGCTGCAACCCGGCCAAGCACAACGCTACGACTACGAATACGAACGCATCGGCACCGCCAACAACTTCATGATCGTCGAGCCACTGGCTGGCTGGCGCAAGGTCAGCGTCCGCGCCACCAAGACCGCGCTTGATCTCGCCAATGAGCTCAAGGAGCTGCTGGACGTCGATTACCCTAAGGCTGAAAAGGTCGTTCTGGTTTGGGACAATCTCAACACCCATGCGCCGGCGTCGCTGTACAAAGCCTTTCCGCCGCAGGAGGCGCGTCGACTCTTGGACCGCCTGGAGATCCACTACACCCCCAAACACGGCAGCTGGCTCGACATCGCCGAGATCGAGCTCAGCGTCTTCACCAAGCAGTGTCTCGATCGGCGCATCGACAACATCGACACCCTGCGCAGCGAGGCCAAGGCTTGGGAGGATCGCCGCAATGCTTCCGGGGCTGTTGTCGACTGGCAGTTCACGACCGACAATGCACGCATCAAGCTCAAACGCCTATATCCGCAACTTAATGAGGAATGA
- a CDS encoding FRG domain-containing protein yields MAPWYEQKFSTADELVWFFQNNKFFRTNLIWEANGTGRNGYIFRGQADAKWKLTPAVFRENVRLEDFAPQLPSVHDKTMIRLGTHMHAELRSVFIFLETADKLGIETPINYSKIEGRHKITNSVLANNDCSLIEDFPNNEALEEMALAQHHGVPTRLLDWTESPLIACFFAALEASSITPEKDRMKSEYIAVFCLDTRHFSKSNQIVKVNAPRHRNNFLLVQQGVFTHLPEANTYFSKNEKWPSIEDVVEQAKELKGSLKKFLLPAAEADNMLRILFDYGISSYQLMPTLDNVAKAYLYRSILFKKK; encoded by the coding sequence ATGGCACCTTGGTACGAGCAGAAATTTAGTACGGCAGATGAATTGGTATGGTTTTTTCAGAACAATAAATTTTTCCGCACCAACCTTATTTGGGAAGCAAATGGAACTGGCAGAAACGGTTATATTTTCAGAGGACAAGCAGACGCGAAATGGAAGCTGACGCCTGCTGTGTTTCGAGAAAATGTTCGATTAGAGGATTTTGCTCCCCAGCTACCTTCTGTGCATGACAAAACGATGATACGGCTTGGGACTCATATGCATGCGGAACTTAGATCAGTTTTTATATTCTTAGAAACGGCAGACAAACTTGGAATTGAGACGCCAATTAATTATTCAAAAATCGAAGGTCGCCATAAAATAACAAATAGCGTTCTAGCTAATAATGATTGTAGCTTGATAGAAGATTTTCCAAACAATGAAGCACTGGAAGAGATGGCCTTGGCACAGCATCATGGAGTGCCAACTCGTCTTCTTGACTGGACAGAATCACCGTTAATTGCTTGTTTTTTTGCGGCGCTGGAAGCGTCAAGCATAACGCCGGAAAAGGATCGAATGAAATCAGAATATATAGCTGTATTTTGCCTTGACACGCGCCATTTCTCTAAGTCAAATCAAATAGTGAAGGTTAATGCGCCGCGACATAGAAATAATTTTCTTCTTGTGCAGCAGGGCGTCTTTACGCATTTGCCGGAAGCTAACACTTATTTTTCAAAAAATGAAAAATGGCCTTCGATAGAGGATGTTGTAGAACAAGCAAAGGAATTAAAAGGATCACTCAAGAAATTTTTACTTCCCGCAGCCGAGGCAGATAATATGTTAAGGATCTTGTTCGACTATGGGATTTCTTCCTATCAATTGATGCCGACGCTTGACAATGTTGCTAAAGCTTATTTATATAGGTCAATTTTATTTAAGAAAAAATAG
- a CDS encoding CopG family ribbon-helix-helix protein translates to MAETSMTIRTDHDLIDKVAALATAMDRSRHWIIEEARRQAVEAQAWQGESVYCSASAWPESFA, encoded by the coding sequence ATGGCCGAAACCAGCATGACCATCCGAACCGATCATGACCTGATCGACAAGGTCGCCGCCCTCGCAACCGCCATGGATCGTTCGCGCCATTGGATCATCGAAGAGGCGCGTCGGCAGGCTGTCGAGGCACAGGCATGGCAGGGCGAGAGCGTCTATTGCTCCGCCAGCGCATGGCCGGAGTCCTTCGCGTGA
- a CDS encoding MarR family transcriptional regulator, with product MKAIIEIAHAGRVFDAALADLAAGGNADYVLSFESAHTLFSDITPVRLDLLNALARLGPCRVEALAQAIRRSESSVQSDSRRLVELGLIERGDDGRLQVPFETLEIHMTLASAA from the coding sequence ATGAAGGCGATTATCGAGATTGCGCATGCAGGCAGGGTATTCGATGCGGCCCTGGCCGATCTGGCGGCGGGCGGCAACGCAGACTATGTTCTCAGCTTTGAGTCAGCACACACATTATTTTCTGACATCACGCCAGTGCGCCTGGATCTGCTCAATGCGCTGGCGCGTCTCGGACCATGCCGCGTCGAGGCGCTGGCGCAGGCAATCAGGCGCAGCGAGTCCAGTGTGCAGTCGGATAGCCGGCGTTTGGTCGAGCTTGGCTTGATTGAGCGAGGGGATGACGGCAGGCTTCAAGTGCCGTTCGAGACGCTGGAAATTCACATGACGTTGGCGAGCGCAGCTTAG
- a CDS encoding IS5 family transposase, with translation MSKAGRPPKIHEAEQAVLRQIVTDRPTSTLSEIARELAARTGIEAHEATIRKSLREAGVTRLRGESGLEAQARATPRRYGYTDAHRRHDPDQSYPSCLTDAERDLVAALFEMPGGRGQPPRVSRRSILEACCYVVRTGCAWRMLPHDFAPWQNVYKTFRRWSAAGKFEQMHDRLRGQWREREGREIAPTAAVLDAQSTRGSPQGGPSGFDAGKQVKGRKRSLVVDTLGFVLAVSVVAANLQDRDAASGAVADAAAKYPQINTLFVDSAYAGQFAQTTEQTHAIRVEVVRHPANKSIGSWHVDGAPDRVVIANADGFVPLPKRWVVERTHAWNERARRLIMHHDRLPAVSETWVWLAEARILLRRLTTTV, from the coding sequence ATGTCGAAAGCTGGTCGTCCCCCCAAGATTCACGAGGCGGAGCAAGCGGTATTGCGTCAAATTGTCACGGATCGCCCGACCTCCACGCTGTCAGAGATTGCCCGGGAACTCGCGGCACGGACGGGAATCGAGGCTCATGAAGCAACGATTCGCAAGTCCTTGCGGGAGGCGGGCGTCACGCGCCTCCGGGGCGAGAGTGGTCTCGAGGCGCAAGCGCGCGCAACGCCGCGTCGGTATGGGTATACGGATGCGCATCGTCGCCACGACCCCGACCAAAGCTACCCAAGTTGTCTGACCGATGCGGAGCGGGACTTGGTCGCCGCTCTCTTTGAGATGCCGGGCGGGCGGGGTCAACCGCCCCGCGTGTCGCGCCGGAGCATCCTGGAGGCGTGTTGCTACGTGGTGCGCACGGGGTGCGCGTGGCGGATGCTGCCGCACGATTTCGCGCCTTGGCAGAATGTCTACAAGACGTTTCGCCGTTGGAGTGCGGCTGGGAAGTTTGAGCAGATGCATGATCGACTGCGGGGGCAATGGCGCGAACGCGAGGGGCGTGAGATCGCGCCGACGGCGGCGGTGCTGGATGCGCAATCGACCCGCGGCTCGCCGCAGGGTGGACCGAGCGGCTTTGATGCGGGCAAGCAGGTCAAGGGGCGCAAGCGCAGCCTGGTGGTCGATACCTTGGGGTTCGTGTTGGCGGTGAGCGTGGTCGCGGCCAATCTTCAGGACCGCGATGCCGCCTCGGGCGCCGTCGCTGACGCGGCCGCCAAGTACCCCCAGATCAACACGCTGTTTGTCGATAGCGCCTACGCCGGTCAATTTGCCCAAACCACCGAGCAGACCCACGCGATCCGCGTGGAAGTCGTGCGCCATCCAGCCAACAAAAGCATTGGCTCCTGGCACGTGGACGGGGCGCCTGACCGAGTGGTGATCGCCAACGCCGACGGCTTCGTTCCGCTGCCGAAGCGCTGGGTTGTCGAGCGCACCCATGCGTGGAATGAGCGTGCCCGTCGATTGATCATGCATCATGACCGTCTGCCAGCGGTCTCCGAAACCTGGGTTTGGCTGGCGGAGGCGCGCATCCTGCTGCGGCGGTTGACCACAACGGTTTGA
- a CDS encoding toxin-antitoxin system TumE family protein, whose product MKAKPLTNRCERRDDGSRVHLVIWETPEPVPPCQHRFKYRLAYVIDGVCVVRDDNERGKGDHRHLGDCEEPYDFTTPERLIADFRADVSRWIK is encoded by the coding sequence ATGAAAGCCAAGCCACTCACGAATCGTTGTGAACGTCGTGACGACGGTAGCCGAGTGCATCTCGTGATCTGGGAGACGCCCGAGCCGGTTCCCCCTTGCCAACATCGCTTTAAATACCGGCTTGCCTATGTGATCGATGGCGTTTGCGTGGTGCGCGATGACAATGAACGTGGCAAGGGGGATCACCGACACCTTGGCGATTGTGAAGAACCCTATGATTTTACGACCCCGGAGCGTCTGATCGCGGACTTCCGGGCGGATGTGTCGAGGTGGATCAAATGA